One stretch of Nomascus leucogenys isolate Asia chromosome 7b, Asia_NLE_v1, whole genome shotgun sequence DNA includes these proteins:
- the TOMM22 gene encoding mitochondrial import receptor subunit TOM22 homolog → MAAAVAAAGAGEPQSPDELLPKGDAEKPEEELEEDDDEELDETLSERLWGLTEMFPERVRSAAGATFDLSLFVAQKMYRFSRAALWIGTTSFMILVLPVVFETEKLQMEQQQQLQQRQILLGPNTGLSGGMPGALPSLPGKI, encoded by the exons ATGGCTGCCGCCGTTGCTGCTGCCGGTGCAGGGGAACCCCAGTCCCCAGACGAATTGCTCCCGAAAGGCGACGCGGAGAAGCctgaggaggagctggaggaggacgACGATGAGGAG CTAGATGAGACCCTGTCGGAGAGACTATGGGGCCTGACGGAGATGTTTCCGGAGAGGGTCCGGTCCGCGGCCGGAGCCACTTTTGATCTTTCCCTCTTTGTGGCTCAGAAAATGTACAG GTTTTCCAGGGCAGCCTTGTGGATTGGGACCACTTCCTTTATGATCCTGGTTCTTCCCGTTGTCTTTGAGACTGAGAAGTTGCAAATGGAGCAACAGCAGCAACTGCAGCAGCGGCAG atACTTCTAGGGCCTAACACAGGGCTCTCAGGAGGAATGCCAGGGGCTCTACCCTCACTTCCTGGAAAGATCTAG
- the CBY1 gene encoding protein chibby homolog 1 isoform X2 — translation MPFFGNTFSPKKTPPRKSASLSNLHSLDRSTREVELGLEYGSPTMNLAGQSLKFENGQWIAETGVSGGVDRREVQRLRRRNQQLEEENNLLRLKVDILLDMLSESTAESHLMEKELDELRISRKRK, via the exons ATGCCTTTCTTTGGGAATACGTTCAGTCCGAAGAAGACACCTCCTCGGAAGTCGGCATCTCTCTCCAACCTGCATTCT TTGGATCGAtcaacccgggaggtagagctggGCTTGGAATACGGATCCCCGACTATGAACCTGGCAGGGCAAAGCCTGAAGTTTGAAAATGGCCAGTGGATAGCAG AGACAGGGGTTAGTGGCGGTGTGGACCGGAGGGAGGTTCAGCGCCTTCGCAGGCGGAACCAGCAGTTGGAGGAAGAGAACAATCTCTTGCGGCTGAAAGTGGACATCCTGTTAGACATG CTTTCAGAGTCCACTGCCGAATCCCACTTAATGGAGAAGGAACTGGATGAACTGAGGATCAGCcggaagagaaaatga
- the CBY1 gene encoding protein chibby homolog 1 isoform X1, producing the protein MDKCQKHDIKCEKPDANEDSLCNSMHVQWPGEGSVGFAYIRPKMPFFGNTFSPKKTPPRKSASLSNLHSLDRSTREVELGLEYGSPTMNLAGQSLKFENGQWIAETGVSGGVDRREVQRLRRRNQQLEEENNLLRLKVDILLDMLSESTAESHLMEKELDELRISRKRK; encoded by the exons ATGGATAAATGTCAGAAACATGACATTAAGTGCGAGAAGCCAGATGCAAACGAGGACTCACTGTGCAATTCCATGCATGTACAGTGGCCAG GAGAAGGGAGCGTTGGCTTTGCTTACATCAGGCCAAAGATGCCTTTCTTTGGGAATACGTTCAGTCCGAAGAAGACACCTCCTCGGAAGTCGGCATCTCTCTCCAACCTGCATTCT TTGGATCGAtcaacccgggaggtagagctggGCTTGGAATACGGATCCCCGACTATGAACCTGGCAGGGCAAAGCCTGAAGTTTGAAAATGGCCAGTGGATAGCAG AGACAGGGGTTAGTGGCGGTGTGGACCGGAGGGAGGTTCAGCGCCTTCGCAGGCGGAACCAGCAGTTGGAGGAAGAGAACAATCTCTTGCGGCTGAAAGTGGACATCCTGTTAGACATG CTTTCAGAGTCCACTGCCGAATCCCACTTAATGGAGAAGGAACTGGATGAACTGAGGATCAGCcggaagagaaaatga